A DNA window from Brassica napus cultivar Da-Ae chromosome A4, Da-Ae, whole genome shotgun sequence contains the following coding sequences:
- the LOC106445932 gene encoding cysteine--tRNA ligase 2, cytoplasmic-like: protein MEAEKMELKLYNTMTQQKEVFTPINPGKVGLYVCGITAYDFSHIGHARAAVSFDVLYRYLKHLGYEVNFVRNFTDVDDKIIIRANENGEEPLELSNRFCEEYLVDMGALQCLLPTHQPRVSDHMDHIIDMIQKIIEKDCGYDVDGDVFFSVDKSPNYGKLSGQLLEHTRAGERVAVDSRKRNPADFALWKAVKPGEPSWESPWGRGRPGWHIECSAMSAHYLSPKFDIHGGGADLKFPHHENELAQTCAACEDGGVNYWLHNGHVTINNEKMAKSKKNFKTIREMTESYHPLALRHFLMSAHYRSPLSFSASQLDSSSEALYYVYQTLQDLNDALLPYREAMSEDTGKSEQTAEAKDIINKLKSEFEGKMLDDLNTAHILTGAYQDALKFINASIGKLKKMQKKQRMSLLVSLVEIEKAAREVLDVLGLLTTLSYAEILKEMKQKTLTRAGLSEEVIQQKIEERIMARKNKEFEKSDEIRAELTVKGIALMDIGKETVWRPCFPLQANSSD from the exons ATGGAGGCCGAGAAGATGGAGTTGAAGCTCTACAACACGATGACGCAGCAGAAGGAAGTTTTCACTCCGATCAACCCCGGGAAAGTCGGATTGTACGTCTGTGGAATCACAGCTTACGATTTCAGCCACATCGGCCATGCTCGCGCCGCCGTTTCCTTCGACGTTCTATACAG ATACTTGAAGCATTTGGGTTATGAAGTTAATTTCGTCAGGAACTTCACAGATGTTGATGAcaag ATAATCATACGTGCTAATGAGAATGGAGAGGAGCCGTTAGAGTTGAGTAATCGCTTTTGCGAGGAGTATTTGGTTGATATGGGTGCTCTTCAGTGCCTCCTTCCCACCCACCAGCCTCGTGTCAGCGACCATATGGATCACATTATTGACATGATTCAAAAG ATCATTGAGAAGGATTGTGGGTATGATGTGGACGGCGATGTCTTCTTCTCCGTCGACAAATCACCAAACTATGGTAAGTTGTCGGGTCAACTACTGGAACATACACGAGCTGGTGAGAGAGTTGCGGTTGATTCGAGAAAGCGTAACCCTGCTGATTTTGCATTATGgaag GCTGTAAAACCTGGTGAGCCGAGTTGGGAGAGCCCGTGGGGTCGAGGAAGACCGGGATGGCACATCGAGTGCAGTGCCATGAGTGCTCACTATCTGTCTCCCAAATTCGACATTCATGGTGGTGGTGCAGATTTGAAATTCCCACACCATGAAAATGAGCTTGCTCAGACATGTGCTGCTTGCGAGGATGGTGGAGTGAATTACTGGTTGCATAATGGGCATGTCACTATCAATAACGAGAAGATGGCGAAATcaaagaaaaacttcaaaacaatcAGAGAA ATGACAGAAAGTTACCATCCACTGGCTCTGAGGCACTTCTTGATGAGTGCGCACTACCGGTCTCCTCTGAGCTTCTCAGCGTCACAGCTAGACAGTTCCTCTGAAGCTTTGTATTATGTTTATCAG ACATTGCAAGATCTTAATGATGCTCTCTTGCCATATCGAGAAGCAATGTCTGAAGACACTGGAAAATCTGAACAGACTGCAGAAGCCAAAGACATCATTAACAAGCTCAAAAGTGAGTTTGAAGGAAAGATGTTAGACGATTTGAATACTGCCCATATACTGACGGGTGCTTACCAAGATGCATTGAAGTTCATCAATGCTTCCATCGGCAAGCTCAAG AAAATGCAGAAGAAACAGAGGATGTCTCTGCTTGTGTCACTCGTTGAGATTGAGAAAGCAGCCAGGGAAGTTCTGGATGTGCTTGGTTTGCTCACTACCCTGAGCTATGCcgagattttgaaagaaatgaAACAGAAAACACTAACAAGGGCAGGATTGAGCGAAGAAGTCATTCAACAAAAGATAGAAGAAAGGATAATGGCGaggaagaacaaagagtttgaGAAAAGTGATGAGATTAGAGCAGAACTGACAGTTAAAGGAATAGCATTAATGGATATTGGCAAAGAAACTGTGTGGAGGCCATGCTTCCCTCTTCAGGCTAATTCCAGTgattaa
- the LOC125607902 gene encoding protein SOB FIVE-LIKE 4-like, giving the protein MHRNSSLRHKPSFLPSFLLSLSLSLSLSLSLSLSLSHTSILGFLMEKEECNSSESGWTTYISSPIKVDEDDVVDEGYYEGYNIYNYYRKGENEEEKNKDSDDSMASDASSGPSYQRYHQKNNKSGRREACNLKNGKSEGNSKSNNDHKNTGSSYKKKEKKTKDDKTTYRMK; this is encoded by the coding sequence ATGCACAGGAACAGCTCTCTAAGACACAAaccttccttccttccttccttccttctctctctctctctctctctctctctctctctctctctctctctctctctctctcacacatcAATATTAGGGTTCTTGATGGAGAAAGAAGAATGCAACAGTAGTGAATCCGgttggacgacttatatttcgtCGCCAATTAAAGTAGATGAAGATGACGTTGTGGATGAGGGCTATTATGAAGGGTATAACATCTATAACTACTATagaaaaggagaaaatgaagaagagaagaataaAGATAGCGATGATTCAATGGCCTCGGATGCTTCGTCTGGACCAAGTTATCAGCGCTATCACCAAAAGAACAACAAAAGTGGACGAAGAGAGGCGTGCAATTTGAAGAACGGGAAAAGTGAAGGTAATAGTAAGAGTAATAATGATCATAAAAATACTGGTAGTTCATacaagaaaaaagagaagaaaacgaAAGACGATAAGACTACCTATAGAATGAAGTGA